In Hamadaea flava, a genomic segment contains:
- the metH gene encoding methionine synthase: MTNAFLAALRDRILIADGAMGTMLQAANPTLDDFSGFEGCNEVLNVTRPDIVRSVHEAYFAAGSDCVETNTFGANFAALGEYGISERIYEYSLTGAQIAKEVAHGFSTPGRPRFVIGSVGPGTKLPTLGHVPYATLRDAYQENVRGLVDGGADAILVETCQDLLQTKAAVIGAKRAIAASGRAVALVCQVTVETTGTMLLGSEIGAALTALEPLGIDLIGLNCATGPAEMTEHLRYLAQHSRVPLSVMPNAGLPELTADGARYPLTPAELTEALGRFVNDYGARLIGGCCGTTPEHLAAVVDELHGTAPAERGQQPEGGLASLYHHVPFQQDASVLMVGERTNANGSKAFREAMLAGDYNACIEIARQQARDGSHLLDLCVDYVGRDGAVDMRELAGRFATASTLPIMLDSTEPAVLEAGLEMLGGRSIINSVNFEDGDGPTSRYARVMPVVREHGAAVVALTIDEEGQARTRDWKVRIAARLIDDLTGQWGLRREDIFIDALTFPIATGQEETRRDGIETIEAIKEIAARYPGVNFTLGISNVSFGLNPAARQVLNSVFLNECQQAGLTSAIVHASKILPIARIPEEQLQVALDLVYDRRRFAADGSVEYDPLQRYIDLFEGVDAASARATRAEELAALPLEERLQRRIVDGERNGLEADLDAALANKSALDIVNEILLEGMKTVGDLFGSGQMQLPFVLQSAEVMKNAVAYLEPHMEKSDSSGKGTIVLATVRGDVHDIGKNLVDIILSNNGYTVVNLGIKQPINAILDAAEQHGADVIGMSGLLVKSTVIMKENLAEMLARGLHSRWPVMLGGAALTRSYVEDDLRDLFDGGEVHYARDAFEGLALMDRVMTAKRTGTAVVDPAREAALAARRERRAKHRAVVTSELPGLDDDTVRSDVATDVDVPKPPFFGTRVVKGIPVADYASMLDERALFLGQWGLRGARAGQGPSYEELVETEGRPRLRYWLERFATEQVLESAVVYGYFPAYSEGNDLIVLDENGHSERARFTFPRQRQERRLCLADFFRPRDLGLDVLALQLVTVGHTISEYANKLFAGNQYRDYLEVHGLSVQLTEALAEYWHARIRAELVLPSGDTVGSSDPADLAGVLRNDYRGCRYAFGYPACPDLEDRAKIVSLLDAGRIGVELSEEFQLHPEQATDAIIVHHPEANYYNAK, encoded by the coding sequence GTGACCAACGCCTTCCTTGCTGCTCTGCGTGATCGGATTCTCATCGCCGACGGTGCGATGGGGACCATGCTGCAGGCGGCCAACCCGACGCTGGACGACTTCTCCGGGTTCGAGGGCTGCAACGAGGTGCTCAACGTGACCCGGCCTGACATCGTCCGGTCGGTGCACGAGGCGTACTTCGCGGCGGGCTCGGACTGCGTCGAGACGAACACGTTCGGGGCGAACTTCGCGGCGTTGGGCGAGTACGGGATCAGCGAGCGGATCTACGAGTACTCGCTGACCGGGGCGCAGATCGCCAAGGAGGTGGCGCACGGGTTCAGCACCCCCGGCCGCCCCCGCTTCGTGATCGGCTCCGTCGGACCGGGCACGAAGCTGCCCACCCTCGGCCACGTGCCGTACGCGACGCTGCGGGACGCGTACCAGGAGAATGTGCGCGGACTGGTGGACGGCGGCGCGGACGCGATCCTCGTGGAGACGTGCCAGGACCTGTTGCAGACGAAGGCCGCGGTGATCGGCGCGAAGCGGGCGATCGCCGCGAGCGGGCGTGCGGTCGCGCTGGTCTGTCAGGTGACGGTCGAGACGACCGGGACCATGCTGCTGGGCAGTGAGATCGGCGCGGCGTTGACCGCGTTGGAGCCGCTGGGCATCGATCTGATCGGCCTGAACTGCGCGACGGGCCCGGCTGAGATGACCGAGCACCTGCGGTACCTGGCGCAGCACTCGCGGGTGCCGCTGTCGGTGATGCCGAACGCGGGACTGCCCGAGCTGACCGCGGACGGCGCTCGCTATCCGCTGACCCCGGCGGAGCTGACCGAGGCGCTGGGCCGGTTCGTCAACGACTACGGCGCGCGGCTGATCGGCGGCTGCTGCGGCACGACCCCGGAGCACCTGGCGGCGGTCGTGGACGAGCTGCACGGCACGGCGCCGGCCGAGCGCGGCCAGCAGCCGGAGGGCGGCCTGGCCAGCCTCTACCACCACGTGCCGTTCCAGCAGGACGCGAGCGTGCTGATGGTGGGGGAGCGGACGAACGCGAACGGCTCCAAGGCGTTCCGTGAGGCGATGCTCGCCGGTGACTACAACGCGTGCATCGAGATCGCGCGGCAGCAGGCCCGCGACGGGTCGCACCTGCTCGACCTGTGCGTCGACTATGTCGGCCGCGACGGCGCGGTGGACATGCGGGAGCTGGCGGGCCGGTTCGCCACCGCGTCGACGCTGCCGATCATGCTGGACTCGACCGAGCCGGCGGTGCTCGAGGCGGGTCTGGAGATGCTGGGCGGCCGCTCGATCATCAACTCGGTGAACTTCGAGGACGGCGACGGCCCGACCTCCCGCTACGCCCGGGTCATGCCGGTGGTCCGGGAGCACGGCGCCGCCGTGGTCGCGCTGACCATCGACGAGGAGGGCCAGGCGCGTACGCGGGACTGGAAGGTCCGGATCGCGGCGCGGCTCATCGACGACCTGACCGGCCAGTGGGGACTGCGCCGTGAGGACATCTTCATCGACGCGCTCACCTTCCCGATCGCGACCGGTCAGGAGGAGACCCGCCGCGACGGCATCGAGACGATCGAGGCGATCAAGGAAATCGCGGCCCGGTATCCCGGGGTGAACTTCACGCTGGGCATCTCGAACGTGTCGTTCGGTCTCAACCCGGCGGCCCGTCAGGTGCTGAACTCGGTGTTCCTCAACGAATGCCAGCAGGCCGGGTTGACCAGCGCGATCGTGCACGCGTCGAAGATCCTGCCGATCGCCCGCATCCCGGAGGAGCAGCTCCAGGTCGCGCTGGACCTGGTCTACGACCGCCGCCGCTTCGCCGCCGACGGTTCGGTGGAGTACGACCCGCTCCAGCGCTACATCGACCTGTTCGAGGGAGTGGACGCCGCCTCGGCCCGCGCGACCCGCGCGGAGGAGCTGGCGGCGCTGCCGCTGGAGGAGCGCCTGCAGCGCCGGATCGTCGACGGCGAGCGCAACGGTCTGGAAGCCGACCTCGACGCCGCGCTGGCGAACAAGTCCGCATTGGACATCGTCAACGAGATCCTGCTCGAAGGCATGAAGACCGTCGGCGACCTGTTCGGCTCCGGCCAGATGCAGCTGCCGTTCGTGTTGCAGTCGGCCGAGGTCATGAAGAACGCCGTGGCGTACCTGGAACCGCACATGGAGAAGTCGGACTCGTCCGGCAAGGGCACGATCGTGCTCGCGACCGTGCGCGGCGACGTCCACGACATCGGCAAGAACCTCGTCGACATCATCTTGTCCAACAACGGCTACACGGTCGTCAACCTCGGCATCAAGCAGCCGATCAACGCGATCCTCGACGCCGCCGAGCAGCACGGCGCCGACGTCATCGGCATGTCCGGGCTGCTGGTCAAGAGCACGGTCATCATGAAGGAGAACCTCGCCGAGATGCTCGCCCGCGGCCTGCACAGCCGTTGGCCGGTCATGCTCGGCGGAGCGGCGCTGACCCGCTCCTACGTCGAGGACGACCTGCGCGACCTGTTCGACGGCGGCGAGGTCCACTACGCCCGCGACGCCTTCGAAGGGCTCGCCCTCATGGACCGGGTGATGACCGCCAAGCGTACGGGGACCGCCGTGGTGGACCCGGCCCGCGAAGCCGCGCTGGCGGCCCGCCGGGAACGCCGGGCCAAGCACCGCGCGGTGGTCACGTCCGAGCTGCCCGGTCTCGACGACGACACGGTACGCAGTGACGTCGCGACCGACGTGGACGTCCCGAAGCCGCCGTTCTTCGGCACCCGGGTCGTCAAGGGCATCCCGGTCGCCGACTACGCGTCGATGCTGGACGAGCGAGCACTGTTCCTCGGCCAGTGGGGCCTGCGGGGCGCCCGCGCCGGCCAAGGCCCGTCCTACGAAGAACTCGTCGAAACCGAAGGCCGGCCCCGGCTGCGCTACTGGCTGGAGCGCTTCGCCACCGAACAGGTCCTGGAATCCGCCGTCGTGTACGGCTACTTCCCGGCGTACTCGGAAGGCAACGACCTGATCGTCTTGGACGAGAACGGGCACAGCGAACGCGCCCGCTTCACGTTCCCGCGCCAGCGCCAAGAACGCCGCCTGTGCCTGGCCGACTTCTTCCGCCCGCGCGACCTCGGCCTCGACGTCCTGGCGCTGCAACTGGTGACGGTCGGCCACACCATCAGCGAGTACGCCAACAAGCTGTTCGCCGGCAACCAATACCGCGACTACCTCGAAGTCCACGGCCTGTCCGTGCAGCTGACCGAGGCGCTCGCGGAATACTGGCACGCCCGGATCCGCGCCGAACTGGTGCTGCCCTCCGGCGACACGGTCGGCTCGTCCGACCCGGCCGACCTGGCTGGCGTGTTGCGCAACGACTACCGCGGCTGCCGGTACGCCTTCGGCTACCCGGCCTGCCCGGACCTTGAGGACCGCGCGAAGATCGTGTCGCTTTTGGACGCCGGCCGGATCGGGGTGGAGTTGTCCGAGGAGTTCCAGCTGCACCCGGAGCAGGCAACGGACGCGATCATCGTGCACCACCCGGAGGCGAACTACTACAACGCCAAGTGA